A part of Oscillatoria sp. FACHB-1406 genomic DNA contains:
- a CDS encoding TerD family protein, whose translation MGISLQKGQRVSLEKVAPGLKAAFVGLGWDVKATDTGHDFDLDSSVFLLGANEKILSDQHFIFYNNLTSPDPDQSVRHMGDNLTGAGEGDDEAVIVDLRKVPADVEKIVFVVTIHEAERRGQNFGQVHNAFVRLVDVESKKEVLRYDLVEDYSIETALIMAELYRKDGEWRMNAVGAGYQGGLQALLDRYN comes from the coding sequence ATGGGTATTTCATTACAAAAAGGACAACGAGTTTCACTAGAAAAAGTTGCCCCCGGATTAAAAGCAGCCTTCGTCGGGTTGGGATGGGACGTAAAAGCAACAGATACGGGACACGATTTCGATCTCGATAGTTCCGTTTTCCTGCTCGGAGCCAATGAAAAGATTTTATCCGACCAACACTTCATTTTTTACAATAACCTAACCAGTCCCGATCCCGACCAATCTGTCAGACATATGGGAGACAATCTCACCGGAGCGGGCGAAGGCGACGACGAAGCGGTTATTGTCGATTTGCGAAAAGTTCCCGCAGACGTTGAAAAAATCGTTTTTGTCGTCACCATTCACGAAGCAGAAAGGCGCGGGCAAAACTTCGGACAAGTTCACAACGCCTTCGTGCGCTTAGTCGATGTGGAAAGCAAGAAAGAAGTGTTGCGTTACGATTTAGTTGAAGATTATTCAATTGAAACCGCCTTAATTATGGCAGAACTTTACCGTAAAGATGGCGAATGGCGAATGAATGCTGTTGGTGCGGGATATCAAGGCGGATTGCAAGCACTCCTAGACCGATATAATTAA
- the lpxD gene encoding UDP-3-O-(3-hydroxymyristoyl)glucosamine N-acyltransferase — protein MQFSELVKNLSDSTVKGSSLTAYPDLNPKVTGVASVEEATLGTIAYIEGGKYAAMLETTGASALILPCDERLQQAAIARGIPWIAASDPKYLFASAVKLFYQPYRPQPGIHPTAIIDPTAMIGENCAIGARVFIDANVKIGNDVCILANVVIYPDVEIGDRTLLHANCTIHERTRIGADCIIQSSAVIGAEGFGFVPTSKGWIKMEQSGITVLEDGVEVGCGSAVDRPPVGETRIGRNTKIDNLVQIGHGCRVGAGCMMSAQVGLAGRAKIGDRVILAGQAGVGNDISIGDGAIASAKSGVMRDVPPGQTVSGFPAIAHRLWSKISVLQLRLPEIDRAIKKIEKSRE, from the coding sequence ATGCAATTTAGCGAACTTGTCAAAAATTTGTCTGATTCAACAGTGAAAGGCTCTAGCCTCACTGCTTATCCCGATCTTAACCCTAAAGTTACGGGGGTTGCATCGGTGGAGGAGGCAACTTTGGGAACGATCGCGTATATTGAGGGGGGAAAGTATGCGGCGATGCTGGAGACGACGGGAGCGAGTGCGTTAATTCTACCTTGCGATGAGCGTTTGCAGCAGGCAGCGATCGCGCGCGGAATTCCCTGGATTGCTGCTTCAGATCCTAAATACCTCTTTGCGAGCGCTGTCAAGCTCTTTTATCAGCCCTACCGCCCACAACCAGGGATTCATCCTACCGCGATTATCGATCCGACGGCGATGATTGGCGAGAATTGCGCGATCGGGGCGCGCGTTTTTATCGATGCGAATGTTAAGATTGGCAACGATGTTTGTATTTTAGCCAACGTTGTGATATATCCCGATGTGGAAATCGGCGATCGCACCCTCCTTCATGCTAACTGCACCATCCACGAACGCACCCGCATCGGAGCCGATTGCATCATTCAAAGCAGCGCCGTGATTGGGGCGGAAGGATTCGGGTTCGTTCCCACTTCTAAAGGTTGGATCAAAATGGAGCAGTCGGGGATTACCGTATTAGAAGATGGGGTAGAAGTGGGCTGCGGTAGCGCTGTCGATCGCCCGCCGGTAGGAGAAACGCGCATCGGACGCAATACCAAAATCGATAACCTCGTGCAAATCGGGCATGGCTGCCGCGTCGGAGCGGGGTGTATGATGTCGGCGCAGGTTGGATTGGCAGGACGTGCGAAAATTGGCGATCGCGTCATTCTTGCCGGACAAGCCGGGGTTGGTAACGATATTAGCATTGGCGACGGCGCGATCGCGTCGGCAAAATCTGGGGTGATGCGCGATGTTCCCCCCGGACAAACCGTTTCCGGCTTCCCCGCGATCGCGCATCGGCTCTGGAGTAAAATTTCTGTACTACAATTGCGCCTGCCAGAAATCGATCGCGCCATCAAAAAAATCGAGAAGTCGAGGGAGTGA
- a CDS encoding RtcB family protein translates to MAYEKLPVSTAKPVLSWAGHPLGSEEIQMAKNVASLPFVFKHVALMPDVHLGKGALVGSVVATKDALIPAAVGVDIGCGMMAVKTPYNAQKLDDKLKKIRLDLEAVIPVGFNENKEVEKKAGNWQGWADFKELHRGVQDLKGKAMKQMGSLGGGNHFIEVCLDTEENVWLMLHSGSRNIGNVLAQCHISTAKELAKMMQTYLPDPDLAYFVAASPNFHAYWHDLQWAQDYARFNRNVMMARFQKVVEKHLAGGKPMKPLLEVNCHHNYAEKEVHFGEDVYVTRKGAVRAQENDYGIIPGSMGTKSYIVKGKGNLESYCSCSHGAGRKMSRAKAKREFTLDDLLEQTNGVECRKDYGIIDEIPGAYKSIDEVMQQQSDLVEVVATLKQVVCVKG, encoded by the coding sequence ATGGCTTACGAAAAACTCCCCGTTTCTACTGCCAAACCCGTTCTTTCTTGGGCGGGACATCCCCTCGGTTCCGAAGAAATTCAGATGGCGAAAAACGTCGCCTCTCTGCCCTTCGTCTTCAAGCACGTCGCCCTCATGCCCGACGTACACCTCGGTAAAGGGGCGCTTGTCGGTTCCGTCGTTGCCACGAAAGATGCCTTAATTCCGGCTGCGGTTGGAGTCGATATCGGTTGCGGCATGATGGCAGTAAAAACGCCTTATAACGCCCAAAAACTCGACGACAAACTGAAAAAAATTCGTCTCGATCTCGAGGCAGTTATTCCCGTCGGTTTCAACGAAAACAAAGAAGTTGAAAAAAAAGCCGGTAACTGGCAAGGGTGGGCGGACTTCAAAGAACTGCATCGCGGCGTACAAGACTTAAAAGGCAAAGCCATGAAACAAATGGGTTCCCTCGGCGGCGGAAACCATTTCATCGAAGTTTGCCTCGATACCGAAGAGAACGTTTGGTTAATGCTGCACTCCGGTTCGCGCAATATCGGCAACGTCCTCGCCCAGTGCCACATCAGCACCGCTAAAGAACTCGCGAAAATGATGCAAACTTATCTTCCCGACCCCGATTTAGCCTACTTTGTCGCCGCTTCGCCCAATTTCCACGCTTATTGGCACGATTTGCAATGGGCGCAAGACTACGCCCGCTTCAATCGCAACGTGATGATGGCGCGCTTCCAGAAAGTGGTTGAAAAACACCTGGCGGGCGGCAAACCAATGAAACCCTTACTGGAGGTGAACTGCCACCACAACTACGCCGAAAAAGAAGTGCATTTCGGCGAAGATGTCTACGTGACGCGCAAAGGCGCAGTGCGAGCGCAGGAAAATGATTACGGCATTATTCCCGGCTCGATGGGAACGAAATCTTACATCGTTAAAGGGAAAGGTAACTTAGAAAGTTACTGTTCGTGCAGCCACGGAGCGGGACGAAAAATGTCTCGCGCTAAAGCGAAACGAGAGTTTACTTTAGACGATTTGCTCGAACAAACCAACGGCGTAGAATGTCGTAAAGATTACGGCATTATCGATGAAATTCCCGGCGCTTATAAGTCAATTGATGAAGTAATGCAGCAGCAATCGGATTTAGTCGAAGTTGTGGCAACTTTGAAGCAAGTCGTGTGCGTTAAGGGGTAG
- a CDS encoding Uma2 family endonuclease, translating into MVQAPVKLETLPLIVSTGINFYVTEKQFEELTVLNRDLRLERTAEGELIVSPPTGWETGESNVRLSTRLCVWWEESGEPGKVFDSSTGFRLPNGAIRSPDASWVSAERWQALTTEQKGTFAETCPDFVVELRSRSDSRSTLQAKMQEYLENGARLGWLIDPFSRQVEIYSPNREVEILENPTEVSAEAILPGFILNLTRIWGEL; encoded by the coding sequence ATGGTACAAGCACCCGTCAAACTCGAAACCCTTCCCTTAATCGTTTCAACCGGAATAAACTTTTATGTTACCGAGAAGCAATTTGAGGAATTAACCGTATTAAATCGCGATTTAAGATTGGAAAGAACGGCAGAAGGAGAATTAATTGTGAGTCCTCCAACAGGATGGGAAACAGGGGAAAGTAATGTCAGACTTTCGACTCGATTATGTGTTTGGTGGGAAGAAAGTGGCGAACCAGGGAAAGTTTTCGATTCCTCCACTGGATTTCGCCTTCCTAATGGTGCAATTCGTTCGCCCGATGCTTCTTGGGTGAGTGCCGAACGTTGGCAGGCTTTAACAACCGAACAAAAAGGAACATTTGCCGAAACTTGTCCCGATTTTGTGGTTGAATTGCGCTCTCGTTCCGACTCGCGATCGACACTGCAAGCGAAAATGCAAGAATATCTTGAAAATGGGGCAAGATTGGGTTGGTTAATCGACCCCTTTTCCCGACAAGTAGAAATTTATTCCCCAAATCGAGAGGTCGAAATCCTCGAAAATCCAACTGAAGTATCAGCAGAAGCGATTTTACCGGGATTTATTTTAAACTTAACGCGGATTTGGGGAGAATTATAG
- a CDS encoding TerD family protein produces the protein MAINLQKGQRISLAKEAPGLTRLMCGLGWDVAKQGGFLGIFGGGGSNFDLDSSVICLNANEKLSNNKDVIYFGNLRHSSGAITHLGDNLTGAGEGDDEEILIDLPAVPGTINKLVIVVNIYQCVSRGQDFGQVNNAFVRLVDLANNKEIARYNLSGREYEGRTGMIMAEIYRQNGDWKMAAIGEGIRANGLEEIVRPYS, from the coding sequence ATGGCAATTAATCTACAAAAAGGACAGCGAATTTCTTTAGCAAAAGAAGCACCGGGTTTGACGCGATTAATGTGCGGTTTAGGATGGGATGTTGCCAAGCAAGGTGGCTTTTTGGGGATATTTGGCGGCGGCGGCAGTAACTTCGATCTCGACTCCTCGGTGATTTGTTTGAATGCTAATGAAAAACTTTCCAATAACAAAGATGTTATCTATTTTGGAAATTTACGTCATAGTTCCGGCGCAATTACTCATTTGGGCGATAACTTAACGGGAGCAGGTGAAGGAGATGATGAAGAGATTCTGATCGATCTGCCCGCCGTTCCCGGAACCATTAACAAATTAGTAATTGTGGTCAATATTTATCAGTGCGTGTCGCGGGGTCAAGATTTCGGGCAGGTGAATAATGCCTTTGTTCGTTTGGTCGATCTTGCGAATAATAAAGAAATTGCTCGCTATAATTTATCGGGGCGCGAGTATGAGGGAAGAACGGGAATGATTATGGCAGAGATCTATCGCCAAAATGGGGATTGGAAAATGGCAGCAATTGGTGAGGGCATTCGGGCGAATGGATTAGAAGAAATTGTCAGACCTTATAGCTGA